Genomic DNA from Candidatus Caldatribacterium sp.:
GTTTGGGGAAGCTCTGCGGATGTTGGAAGAGATTGGTTTCCCAGAGGAGAGAATCGTGAACGCCTCGTGGGAGAATCTTGAGGGGTTTCTGAAAAACGCTGCCCAAAGGAGGGAAAAAACCGATGCCCTTTCAGCTTATTGACGGGAAGCAGGTAGCGGCAAAGGTCTACGAAGAGCTCAAGCCTCGAGTTTTGCGTTTGGTCGCTTCAGGGTGCCAACCTGGCCTCGCGGTTATCCTTGTGGGGAACAATCCAGCAAGCCAGGTTTACGTCCGAAACAAGGAAAAAGCCTGTGAGAGATTGGGAATCCGCTCATTCCGATACCATCTCCCTGAAACGGCAGAAATCAAGGAAATTCTGGACCTCATTGACTCTCTCAATGGAAATCCCGAGGTCCACGGCATCCTTGTACAGCTTCCTCTCCCACCACAAATTGAGGAGCAAGAGGTTCTCTACCGCATTGACCCACAGAAAGACGTCGATGGTTTCCATCCCTACAATCTCGGCAGGCTCCTGATTGGGGACCCTGTCTTTCTCCCCTGCACCCCCTGGGGGGTTCAAGAGCTCCTTGTGCGGTATGGCATCGAGGTCGAGGGGAAACACGTAGTTATCGTTGGGCGGAGCACCATCGTGGGGAAACCTCTGGCGATGTTACTCGTTCAAAAGGCGAAAGGAGCCAATGCTACGGTCACCTTGTGTCATACAAGAACCGTGAATCTTCCCGAACACACAAGAAGGGCCGATATTCTTGTGGTAGCCTGTGGGTCACCCGGAGCGGTTACCGGAGACATGGTGAAGGAAGGGGTAGTGGTGATCGATGTGGGAATCAATAGAGTCGGAGAAAAGATTGTCGGTGATGTGGACTTTGCAAGTGTTGCTCCGAAGGCCTCCTACATCACCCCGGTTCCTGGGGGTGTGGGTCCGATGACCGTGGCCATGCTCATGGCAAATACCGTGAAGGCGGCCGAGCGTTTCCTTGCGCAAAAGGTAGGGTAAGGTTATGGTTGTTGCCGTGCTTTCAGATACCCACATCCCGGAGCGATTGAAAGCCGTCCCTGACTATCTCACCCCTTTCCTCAGAGGTGTCGACTGCATCCTCCACGCAGGGGATGTCGTCGAGTGGTGGGTTCTTGAAGAACTCTCCCAATTTGCCCCGGTGTACGCAGTCTGTGGCAACATGGACACCCCAGGCGTGCACTCCCGCCTTCCTGCAAGACGTGTTGTGGAGCTTGAGGGTGTGCGCATTGGTCTTATCCATGGGCACGGTTCACCTGAGGAAGCAGAGCGAATGGCTCTCACGTCGTTTTCGCAGGAGAATGTTCAGGTAATCGTCTATGGGCATTCTCATCGCCCTCTCCTTGTATGGCAGAAGAACTTCCTCCTTTTGAATCCTGGAAGCCCTACGGACAGGATTTTCGCTCCCTGTCTCACCCTTGGGCGTTTGGAGATTGCCTCAGGAAAGGTAATTCGAGGAGAGATTATCCGCCTTGACTGAAGAAAGAGGTGGGCTCAATGGCTTTCTACGTGCACATTCTCTGGCACATGCATCAGCCGTGGTACTGGGACGCAGAAAAGAGAGAGTTTGTTCTCCCCTGGGTTCGGACCCATGCGACGAAGGACTATCTCTTCATGGGGAAACTCCTTGAGCGTTTCCCCTCGGTTCGGGTAACCTTCAACTTTGTTCCCTCTCTCTTGCGACAGATAGAGCTGTACCTTGAGGGGGGAAAGGACCGAGTCATGCAGCTTGCGGAAAAAGAAGCCGAAGCGCTCACAGAGGGGGAGAAGAAGGAAATCGTCGAGCTCTTTTTCCTCGTTGCTTCGCCCCGAACTTTTGAGTCCTGGCCAAGGTACCAGGAGCTCTGGGAACGAAGATCAGAGGCTCTTTCTTCCCTCAATTCTCAGGATTTCCTCGATCTCCAGATTCTCTACCAACTCATATGGTTCGATCCCCTCCTCCTTCAGACCGATGAGGAAGTAAAGTACCTCCACGAGAAGGGACGAAGTTACACCGAAGAAGACAAAAAAGTGGTGTTCAATGCCACTATGCGGGTTCTAAGAAGCATCATTCCTCAGTACCGGAAACTTCTTGAGAACGGACAAATCGAGATCACCTTCTCCCCCTTATACCACCCTATCCTTCCTCTCCTTGGGGATGCTCAGGCGGCACGGGATCTTTCTCCCTCGTGGTTTCCTTTTCCCCAGGATGCCCTTGTGCAAATTCGCCGGGGAAAAGAGTATGCGGAAAGGGTCTGGGGTAGGGAAGTTCAAGGGATGTGGCCGTCGGAAGGGTCGGTAAGCGAAGAAGTCCTCCTTGGTGCTGCCCGTGAAGGGGTCAGGTGGGTGGCCACAGGTGAAGAGGTACTCTTTCACTCCCTCGGAAGGGGACGCGAAGGGGGCGGAAAAGCCCCAGAAGAACTCTACCTACCACATAAGATGAAGCGGAACGGCCGAGAAATTGTGATTTTCTTCCGGGATCGCGTGCTCTCCGATGCCATTGGATTCGAGTACCATGCGATGCCTCCCTCTCAGGCGGTAGAGGATTTCATGCGAAAAGTTGGGGATATCCGGAGGGCTCTCCCCGAAGGGAAAGACTACATAGTCAACGTCATTCTTGATGGAGAGAACGCCTGGGAGTATTATAAAGATAACGGGCTTCCGTTTCTCAGCGGTCTTTATGAGGCCCTTTCTGAGTGCAAGGAGGTGGCTACAGTAACACCTTCGGAGTACCTGAGGAGTATCCAAGATGTGCCCCGTCTTGAGCGTCTTGTGCCCGGTTCTTGGATCTTTGGGAATTTTGCGTGCTGGATGGGCCATCCGGAAAAGAACTGGGCTTGGGAACGCCTTTTTGAGGTAAGGAAGGAGTTCGAAGAAAAGAGAGAAAGGCTCTCTCCGGAAGTAAGGGAAAGGGTTTACGAACTCCTCCTTGCCGCTGAGGGAAGTGATTGGTTCTGGTGGCTTGGAGACGATCATCCCTCGCCCCAAAAGGGAATCTTTGTGAATCATTTCCTGAATCTTCTCGAACAGGCGAAGCACCTTATGGGGTAACCTGGAAGGTGACGGGATGTACAAGAGAGACGTTGTAGCCATGATCCTTGCAGGAGGAGAAGGGCGGCGACTTGATATCCTCTCAGCGAAGAGGGCAAAGCCCGCTGTTCCCTTCGGGGGAAAGTACCGAATCATTGATTTCTGCCTCAGCAACTGCGTCCATTCGGGGATTTACTGCGTGGGCGTTCTCACGCAGTACAACCCCCGCTCTCTCCACGATCACATTCGTATTGGGAAACCTTGGAACCTGGACCGCATGGAGGGGGGTATTTTCCTCCTCCAGCCTTACATCAGTGATGCAGCTACCGATTGGTATCGGGGAACTGCAGACGCCATCTACCAGAATCTTGACTTTCTCTGGGAAAAGAGGCCACAGCTTGTCCTTATTCTTTCGGGGGATCACATTTACAAAATGGATTACAGGCCTCTCCTCCGCTTCCACTTGGAGAGAAAAGCAGACCTTACCGTCTCTGTTATTGCCGTTCCCTGGGAGGAAGCACACCGTTTTGGGGTTCTCGTTGCTGACGAGGAAGGAAGGATTGTCGAGTTCGAAGAGAAGCCAAAGCATCCAAAGAGTAATCTCGTCAACATGGGCATTTACGTTTTCACCTTGGAGGTGCTCAAAGAAGAAGTCGAGTACGAAGCAAAAAGGCCGGGTACTTCTTTCGACTTTGGGAAGGACGTTATTCCTCGGATGGTTCGAACCAGGCGTGTTTTTGCCTTTCCTTTTGAGGGGTACTGGAAAGATGTTGGGACGCTTGATGCGTACTGGCAGGCCAACATGGAACTTCTTGAGAGCCCTCCACCGCTTAATCTCTATGACGAACGTTGGCCGATATACACGACCGTTGAGGATCGTCCACCTCTTAAGCTTGGTGCCAATGCGCTGGTGGAGCGGAGTATCCTGGGAAGCGGGACTATCGTGGAGGGGACAGTCATCAATTCTGTGCTCTT
This window encodes:
- the folD gene encoding bifunctional methylenetetrahydrofolate dehydrogenase/methenyltetrahydrofolate cyclohydrolase FolD, giving the protein MPFQLIDGKQVAAKVYEELKPRVLRLVASGCQPGLAVILVGNNPASQVYVRNKEKACERLGIRSFRYHLPETAEIKEILDLIDSLNGNPEVHGILVQLPLPPQIEEQEVLYRIDPQKDVDGFHPYNLGRLLIGDPVFLPCTPWGVQELLVRYGIEVEGKHVVIVGRSTIVGKPLAMLLVQKAKGANATVTLCHTRTVNLPEHTRRADILVVACGSPGAVTGDMVKEGVVVIDVGINRVGEKIVGDVDFASVAPKASYITPVPGGVGPMTVAMLMANTVKAAERFLAQKVG
- a CDS encoding metallophosphoesterase, translated to MVVAVLSDTHIPERLKAVPDYLTPFLRGVDCILHAGDVVEWWVLEELSQFAPVYAVCGNMDTPGVHSRLPARRVVELEGVRIGLIHGHGSPEEAERMALTSFSQENVQVIVYGHSHRPLLVWQKNFLLLNPGSPTDRIFAPCLTLGRLEIASGKVIRGEIIRLD
- a CDS encoding glucose-1-phosphate adenylyltransferase: MYKRDVVAMILAGGEGRRLDILSAKRAKPAVPFGGKYRIIDFCLSNCVHSGIYCVGVLTQYNPRSLHDHIRIGKPWNLDRMEGGIFLLQPYISDAATDWYRGTADAIYQNLDFLWEKRPQLVLILSGDHIYKMDYRPLLRFHLERKADLTVSVIAVPWEEAHRFGVLVADEEGRIVEFEEKPKHPKSNLVNMGIYVFTLEVLKEEVEYEAKRPGTSFDFGKDVIPRMVRTRRVFAFPFEGYWKDVGTLDAYWQANMELLESPPPLNLYDERWPIYTTVEDRPPLKLGANALVERSILGSGTIVEGTVINSVLFSGVIVKKGAVVRDSVVMSDTVIEEGAFVDRAILDKAIVVGERAVVGYGEDWTPNRKFPDMLRSGLTVVGKNTRIPPGILIGRNCRIGPDLDYGDFPKESIPSGESVERESLGG